A genomic window from Peromyscus maniculatus bairdii isolate BWxNUB_F1_BW_parent chromosome 1, HU_Pman_BW_mat_3.1, whole genome shotgun sequence includes:
- the LOC102907544 gene encoding vomeronasal type-1 receptor 4-like, with protein sequence MPFRILFLLQTTVGLLGNISFMFYYLVLYYKECTLKPTDFILMNLMTANALFVLSEGVPNTVAAFGLKQFLNDFGCRLLIYMHGFSRSVSIGTTCLLSVFQAITISPRESCWKDQKVKPVKFIGCYISLIWVLYMLINFVFFVYTYIGNNSKNVTINRDFGYCFIVGRSEISSSLYAALVVYPEIFFSVLIAWSSSCMIVILYRHKKRIQHIRSTHGSSRAYPESRATKNILILVSNFLAFYTLSSILRGCIARSYNNSWWLVNITRLTSLCFPCFGPFVIMNHYSIVSRLNLVWIKK encoded by the coding sequence ATGCCCTTCAGAATCCTTTTCTTATTACAAACTACAGTTGGACTTCTGGGAAATATCTCTTTCATGTTCTACTATCTAGTCCTTTACTACAAAGAATGCACATTAAAGCCCACAGACTTTATTCTTATGAACTTAATGACAGCCAATGCCTTGTTTGTTCTCTCTGAAGGAGTGCCCAACACAGTGGCAGCTTTTGGGCTCAAGCAGTTTTTGAATGATTTTGGATGCAGGCTCCTAATATATATGCATGGATTTAGCAGGAGTGTGTCCATTGGAAccacctgcctcttgagtgtctTCCAGGCCATCACCAtcagtcccagggaatcctgTTGGAAGGATCAAAAAGTCAAACCTGTAAAATTCATTGGCTGCTACATTTCCCTCATCTGGGTCTTGTACATGTTGATAAATTTCGTTTTCTTTGTGTACACATATATTGGAAATAATAGCAAAAATGTGACAATAAATCGAGATTTTGGATACTGCTTCATTGTGGGGCGCAGTGAAATCAGTAGCTCACTCTATGCAGCATTGGTGGTGTATCCTGAAATCTTCTTTTCAGTGCTCATAGCCTGGTCCAGCAGCTGCATGATTGTCATTCTGTACAGACACAAGAAGAGGATTCAACACATCCGCAGCACTCATGGTTCCAGCAGAGCATACCCTGAGTCCAGAGCCACTAAGAACATCCTGATCCTGGTGTCTAACTTTCTGGCTTTTTAtactctctcttccatcttaaGAGGCTGCATTGCTCGTTCCTATAATAACAGTTGGTGGCTGGTGAACATCACTCGCCtcacttctctgtgttttccctgTTTTGGACCCTTTGTTATTATGAATCATTACTCCATTGTATCCAGGCTTAATTTGGTctggataaaaaaataa